The nucleotide window CTGCCAGGCTGCGACAAAAATATGCCCGGAACCATAATCGCAATGGGAAGGCTAGACAGACCCTCCATTATGGTGTACGGAGGAACTATTGCACCAGGCTGTTACAAAGGAGAAGCACTTAACATCGTTTCTGCTTTCGAAGCGTTGGGGAAAAAGATTGCAGGAGAAATCACTGAAGAAGATTTCGACGGTGTGGTGAAGAACTCCTGTCCCGGAGCTGGAGCATGTGGTGGAATGTATACCGCCAATACAATGGCTTCTGCTATAGAGGCATTAGGAATGAGTCTTCCGTATTCCTCTTCCAATCCGGCCTTAAGCAAAGAAAAGCAGGAAGAATGTCTTGAGGCCGGAAAATACCTGAAAGTACTTCTGGAAAAAGACATTAAACCTTCCGATATCATGACCCGTAAAGCATTTGAAAATGCACTTCGCCTTATTGTTATTTTGGGAGGAAGTACAAATGCTGTTCTGCATTTTATTGCCATGGCAAAAAGTGTAGGGGTTCCTCTTACTCAGGACGATTTCCAGAAGATGAGCGATCATACTCCGGTATTGGCAGACCTGAAGCCGAGTGGAAAATATCTGATGCAGGATCTGCATGAACACGGAGGAACCCCGGCGGTGATGAAATATTTACTGGAACAGGGATTACTGCATGGAGACTGCCTTACCGTCACCGGAAAAACAGTAGCCGAAAATCTGGCAGATGTTCCGGGGTTGGATTTTAATACTCAGAAAATTATAAAGCCACTTTCAGAACCTGTAAAAGCTACCGGACACCTGAGAATATTGTACGGAAACCTTGCGGAAAAGGGAAGTGTTGCCAAAATCACAGGAAAAGAAGGTGAGCGCTTTGTAGGGAAAGCCCGTGTGTTTGATGGCGAAAAAAATCTGATCAGAGGAATTCAGGATGGAACTGTACAGCACGGTGATGTTATTGTCATCCGTCACGAAGGCCCGAAAGGGGCGCCCGGAATGCCGGAAATGCTGAAGCCTACAAGTGCATTGATCGGAGCCGGTCTGGGAAGCAGTGTTGCTTTAATCACGGATGGAAGATTCAGTGGAGGAACCCATGGTTTTGTTGTAGGACACATCACACCGGAAGCCCATGAAGGAGGTCTGATTGCTTTTGTACACAATGATGACCTGATCGAAATAGATGCGGTAAACAATACCATACAGCTCAAAGTTTCAGAAGAAGAAATAGAAAGAAGAAAAAAAGGGTGGCAAAAACCTCCCCTTAAAGTACAGAAAGGATTGCTTTATAAATATGCATTAACAGTATCATCAGCTGCAGAAGGCTGTGTAACGGACGAAATCACTCAATAAAAGTATATGGAAAACCTGAATTTATCAACAGAAATACAACTTACCGGAAGCCGGATCATTCTCGAAGCATTTCTGCAGGAAGGTGTAAAAACCGTTTTCGGATATCCGGGTGGAGCTATTATTCCTATTTATGATGCCCTTTACGATTATAAGGAAACACTGAAACATATTCTTGTACGCCATGAACAGGCAGCAGTACATGCGGCACAGGGGCTGGCAAGAGTATCAGGAGAAGTAGGGGTAGTGCTGGCAACCAGCGGTCCCGGAGCAACCAATCTTGTAACAGGATTAGCAGATGCGCTGCTGGATAACACTCCTTTGGTCTGTATTACAGGACAGGTTTTTGAACATCTTCTCGGAACCGATGCCTTTCAGGAAATAGACGTAATGAACGTTACAAGTCCTGTTACCAAATGGAATTATCAGGTTACTGATGCCAATGAGCTTCCCGAAGTACTGGCAAAAGCATTTTACATTGCTAAGTCAGGTCGCCCTGGTCCTGTATT belongs to Chryseobacterium gleum and includes:
- the ilvD gene encoding dihydroxy-acid dehydratase, whose translation is MLNKYSKTFTQNSEQPAAKAMLYGIGFTEEDMHKAQVGIASMGYDGNTCNMHLNDLAQVVKKGTWNHGLAGLIFNTIGVSDGMSNGTDGMRYSLVSRDVIADSIEAICGAQYYDGLIALPGCDKNMPGTIIAMGRLDRPSIMVYGGTIAPGCYKGEALNIVSAFEALGKKIAGEITEEDFDGVVKNSCPGAGACGGMYTANTMASAIEALGMSLPYSSSNPALSKEKQEECLEAGKYLKVLLEKDIKPSDIMTRKAFENALRLIVILGGSTNAVLHFIAMAKSVGVPLTQDDFQKMSDHTPVLADLKPSGKYLMQDLHEHGGTPAVMKYLLEQGLLHGDCLTVTGKTVAENLADVPGLDFNTQKIIKPLSEPVKATGHLRILYGNLAEKGSVAKITGKEGERFVGKARVFDGEKNLIRGIQDGTVQHGDVIVIRHEGPKGAPGMPEMLKPTSALIGAGLGSSVALITDGRFSGGTHGFVVGHITPEAHEGGLIAFVHNDDLIEIDAVNNTIQLKVSEEEIERRKKGWQKPPLKVQKGLLYKYALTVSSAAEGCVTDEITQ